The genomic stretch atttgagattgcattgagtagtttaaataaaacaatatttcaaaatggcttgcatagtttgtgtaggctattaatattttcgtatgctgttaaatacacgcctaaaatggtgtatatttgtgagaaacactttagacaagttaaaacgaactgcttatgaactgctaactgacaattcaaacgaaacgcccactcacgacaaacgaggggaagacgtgcGACACCTTCCGACACATATGTAGTGCATATGTGTTCACACCGTAACCCCgcatacacactgtctccgtccgtcaacggatcacggaggttggatctgccgtatgtgtatttgcatacacgtgatctgattggctgacggatccgtcgctgcctgaaaagttgaacatttctcaactttcttgacggaggcaacggagctgaagcgacggacggacccacaatgcatttcgagtccgctccatgcaaagtgaatgagatccgttgacggacggagacagtgtgaatgcggggttaccccgcgtacacactgtctccgtccgtcaacggatctaggaggttggatctgccgtatgtgtatttgcatacacgcgatccgattggctgacggatccgtcgctgcctgaaaagttgaacatttctcaactttcttgacggaggcaacggagctgaagcgacggacggacccacaatgcatttcgagtccgccccatgcaaagtgaatgagatccgttgacggacggagacagtgtgaatgcggggttagTGAGCGCTGCCGTACACGTCTCTATAAAACTCACAGCAGGGCCTGAGCTGCAGTGCATCTCCTCTGCTGAAGGTCCTCATTGTACACTGAGCTACTGAGTAAGTACTATGCTTTACAGTTATTGTGGCATGTTTGAAAACTCACTGGACTTCTAAAAAAAGAACCTGTTAGCTACGGTTTTGTTACTTAGGCATGTCGTTTAGTTTGTTTAAGTTCTTATCTGTAACCAAAGCTGTTTATTGTCATTAGTTTCTGTTTTGTCTTGCATGACTGTTTTAGTTTCATTTTGGCTCACTCTGCGaataaagagagggggagagaaaattTGCTTTTACTTAACTAGGCGATTAGCAGCTGGCCTTCAAAGATTCATTGACCCAACACTACTCTCCTTTGCAGAAATGTCCGGTCGTGGAAAGAAGGTCGCTCCCGTTGCGTCCAAGTCCAGCACGACGCGCTCTACGCGCGCTGGTCTGCAGTTCCCCGTGGCTCGTATTGCGCGCCTGCTGCGCAAAGGCAACTTCGCTCAGCGCATCGGAAGCGGCGCCTCCGTCTACCTGGCTGCCGTGATCGAGTACCTGTGCGCCGAGATCCTGGAGCTGGCCGGGAACGCCAGCAAGGACAACAAGAAGAAGAGGATCGGACCCCGGCACATCCAGCTCGCCGTGAGGAACGACGAGGAGCTCAACACCCTTCTCGGAGGAGTGACCATCTCGGAGGGCGGTGTTCTTCCCAACATCCACGCTCAGCTGCTGCCCAAGAAGACCATGAGGGCCGACACAAGCAAAGATGTGAACTCCCAAGAGTTTTAGCCGTTTGTagctttatttttaaatgttttagaaTTATTTTgtctttaataataaaaataactttTCCAtacttttgtgtttgtctttagtTTTGAATGGGGCTCTGGTGCCTTCAGAGGTTGCACAGGCAGTCCAACTGCtccagagtggtgtgtgtgtgtctatatccaTGCTCCTGAGATTGCATTGACAAGACACAGCAATTTTTCTGGCAATGGTacgtattggtgtgccattctgcaGGAGTTGGACtgcctgtgcaacctctgtggTCCACAggtactggcttatgctactaCACTGAATGCAAGGCTATCCATGCTATCCAAATgctagtgaaaaatcagtcaagaaggataaaAGATGGAAAAATGACCGCCTACCAGTAGAAACGTTCCTGTTTTGGGAGTTGCCTCAATGTTGGCCCTCATGATTGGTCCACCTATTGAACCGTGTATCTAGACTAGACAACATCTCTAAGATATGATGCATAATATATGACTGAAAGGAACATGGCCTCCAGGGAATAAAAATGATGTTTACAGTAGAACTGTAATCACTGACTATGAAAGCAAGAGTAGACACACTCCTTTCTGTGCAATCAGTTTTGTTCAGGAGATGTAGCAGTTAATGCAGAATATCGTAAAAGCACAAAGTATCGTCCCTTTTGTTCTAAAATTCGAAAACTACGATATTTTTTAATACCTtaaacatttgataaatgaacactacatttttcagtaggtgtaggtgtgtagattCTAACAAAATCTCTTTTGGTTCATGCCGGGGCTTttacctcctgaaatatccCATTTTGTTTATCACGCTcggagtttagtgctggcctgtTGGGTCGCCtgataggccagtcaatctagctcaaaaaagggccaaaacttaaa from Sardina pilchardus chromosome 7, fSarPil1.1, whole genome shotgun sequence encodes the following:
- the LOC134088008 gene encoding histone H2A, sperm-like: MSGRGKKVAPVASKSSTTRSTRAGLQFPVARIARLLRKGNFAQRIGSGASVYLAAVIEYLCAEILELAGNASKDNKKKRIGPRHIQLAVRNDEELNTLLGGVTISEGGVLPNIHAQLLPKKTMRADTSKDVNSQEF